Proteins from a genomic interval of Lolium perenne isolate Kyuss_39 chromosome 1, Kyuss_2.0, whole genome shotgun sequence:
- the LOC127293229 gene encoding glyoxylase I 4 — protein sequence MVNTTAASMASGGMLPLASLNHISVVCRSVEESLHFYMNVLGFVPIRRPGSFNFNGAWLFNYGIGIHLLQSEDPKSFHEKTEINPKDNHISFQCESMVAVERRLKELGISYIQRCVEEGGIYVDQIFFHDPDGFMIEICNCDNLPVVPLADHTFTVATCKRAATAAVQAPPLQATVTAAAAQCVSSVSKTMQLVSGEEASHISCM from the exons ATGGTGAACACGACGGCGGCGTCCATGGCGAGCGGCGGTATGCTGCCGCTTGCGTCTCTGAACCACATCAGCGTCGTCTGCAGGTCGGTGGAGGAGTCGCTCCATTTCTACATGAACGTGCTCGGCTTCGTCCCAATTCGCCGCCCCGGATCTTTCAACTTCAACGGCGCATG GTTGTTCAATTATGGGATTGGCATCCACCTGTTGCAATCGGAGGACCCCAAAAGTTTTCACGAGAAAACGGAGATCAACCCCAAGGATAACCACATCTCTTTCCAG TGCGAGAGTATGGTGGCGGTGGAGCGGCGTCTAAAGGAGCTAGGGATCTCATACATCCAGCGGTGCGTGGAGGAGGGCGGCATCTACGTTGACCAGATCTTCTTCCACGACCCCGATGGCTTCATGATCGAGATTTGCAACTGCGACAACCTTCCTGTTGTCCCGCTAGCCGACCACACGTTCACCGTGGCCACATGCAAGAGGGCTGCAACAGCAGCGGTACAAGCTCCTCCCCTTCAAGCGACAGTAACAGCAGCGGCAGCGCAGTGCGTCTCGTCGGTCAGCAAGACGATGCAGCTCGTCAGCGGCGAGGAGGCGTCGCACATCTCCTGCATGTAA